One Hypanus sabinus isolate sHypSab1 chromosome 4, sHypSab1.hap1, whole genome shotgun sequence genomic region harbors:
- the LOC132392552 gene encoding plasma membrane ascorbate-dependent reductase CYBRD1 encodes MHSLEEMEKFRQFVALLLAALLLGILSIATVLTWVLFWRGGLAWDSGLLEFNWHPVLSTVGFIFINGFALIIYRLPWTWNFSKLRMKIIHAGLTVATFMLMIISLVAVFDFHNSKKIPNMYSLHSWIGLAAVIMYALQIVLGLCIFLLPFTPMYIKALYMSIHVFAGLFIFGMAIIAAETGITEKLIFTLRPGSNVTLSYAQSPPEAILVNALGILILVFGGYIFWIATRPEWKRPPEQIKGSMSIDEASTLNKTSISAEISMDNVGENTPRLRQVNLEDVGQRATF; translated from the exons ATGCACAGCCTTGAAGAAATGGAAAAATTCCGGCAGTTTGTGGCGTTGCTCCTCGCCGCCCTTTTGCTGGGAATTCTCTCGATTGCCACTGTTTTGACCTGGGTGCTTTTTTGGAGAGGGGGTCTGGCGTGGGATTCGGGACTGCTTGAATTTAACTGGCACCCAGTGCTCAGCACCGTAGGATTCATCTTCATCAACGGATTCG CGCTGATCATTTATAGACTGCCTTGGACATGGAACTTTAGTAAACTGCGAATGAAGATCATTCATGCCGGCCTCACTGTTGCAACCTTTATGCTTATGATCATTTCACTCGTGGCGGTTTTTGACTTCCACAACTCCAAGAAGATTCCAAATATGTACAGCTTACACAGCTGGATTGGACTGGCTGCAGTTATCATGTATGCTTTGCAA ATAGTATTAGGGTTGTGCATTTTTTTGCTGCCATTCACTCCCATGTATATCAAGGCACTTTACATGTCAATCCATGTGTTCGCTGGtctcttcatctttggaatggcAATTATTGCGGCTGAAACAGGaataactgaaaaacttatttTCACTCT GCGCCCAGGAAGTAATGTCACACTCTCCTATGCTCAGTCACCTCCTGAGGCTATACTTGTCAATGCTCTTGGAATTCTGATTTTAGTCTTTGGAGGATACATCTTCTGGATTGCCACACGACCTGAATGGAAACGCCCTCCGGAACAGATAAAAGGAAGCATGAGTATTGACGAAGCATCCACCTTAAACAAAACAAGTATTTCAGCTGAAATCAGTATGGACAATGTTGGAGAGAACACGCCAAGACTGAGACAAGTCAATCTTGAAGATGTGGGCCAAAGAGCAACATTCTAA